The genomic segment ATCTGGACAAAGCCGGATCTGTCACGTAAATCGATAAAGATCACACCGCCCAGATCTCTTCGTTTCTGAACCCATCCGGCAAGGGTCACTGTCTGCCCTGCCTGTTTTGCGGTCAACTTACCGCAATATGCATTCCGATACAATCTCGACACCTCATTTTTTCATTTTCGATTTCATGTAGTCTGCAAGTCTGTCAAAGGCAACTTTCTCCTGAGTCCCGTCGCTCATATGCTTCACAGTAGCCGAATGAGCCTCCAGTTCCTCATCACCGAGTACCACAACAAAGCGGGCATCATCCCTGTCTGCCTGTTTGAACTGTGCTTTAACTTTCCGTTCCATATAGTCTTTATCGGCGCGAAGACCGGCTTCACGGAGCCTGTGCAGCAAAACAGGGGCTTTTTCTTCCGCTTTTTCACCTATGGCAACAATGAACGCATCCAGTCCGTCTTCGGCGCGAGGCGTGATCCCTTCCACTTCCAGCGCAAGCAGGAGACGTTCGATACTCAGAGCGAAACCGACACCGGCCGTTTCCGGACCACCAAGTTCACTGACCAGGCCATTGTACCGGCCGCCTCCGGTCAGGGTACTGATTGCCCCTTTACTGGCACCCATGATTTCAAACGTTGTGTGATTATAATAATCCAGCCCGCGTACCAGCGTCGGATCCAGTTCATAGACAATACCCATTTCATCAAGAATGGATTTAACGCGATTGAAATAATCTCTGGCGTCATCGGTCAGATAATCTATGATCGAAGGGGCAGTAGCCATCAGCGGATGATCATGGTCTTTTTTACAATCAAGAATTCTCAGCGGGTTCTTCTCAAGCCGCGTCTGACAATCTTCGCAGAACTCGCCGATAGATGGTTTAAAATGGTTAATCAGGGCTTTACGGTGCGCTGCGCGGCTTTCCGGATCACCAAGACTGTTCAGAACGAGCTTCAGATTTTTCAGACCCAGCGCGTGATAGAAAGACAGGGCAAGTGCAATGACTTCAGCATCTATAGACGGATCCTTCGAACCCAGAGCTTCGACGCCGAACTGGGTAAACTGCCGTGTCCGCCCGGACTGTGGCCGCTCATAGCGGAACATGGGACCGATATAATACAATTTAGCCGGCCGGTCGGGAAGGCCGTACATTTTATGCTCGACAAATGCGCGGACAACCGATGCTGTCCCTTCAGGACGCAGAGTCAGGCTGCGCCCTCCCCGATCTTTGAAATTATACATTTCCTTCTGTACGATGTCCGTCGTATCCCCGACGCCTCTCTGAAACAGATCTGTCGATTCAAAAAGCGGGGTACGTATTTCTTTATAATGAAATAATGTACAGATCTTTCTAGCGGTTTCTTCAATCTTCTGCCAGATACCTGATTCTTCCGGCAGGACATCGTAGGTCCCTCTCGGAATCTGAATAAGCAAATGACTTCCTCCTTCTGCTTTCTGTGTTCATAAATAATAAAAGTCCCTTGTCCGTTCTGCAGCGGACAAGGGACGAATATGCGTTCGTGGTGCCACCCTTGATTTAAAGCATCACTTGATGCTTCCTCTTAATCCGGTTAACGCCCGGTCAACGAATTCTCCTAATCAGCTGAAAACGGGTTTTCGCTTTTCAGAAAAACGCCTCGGAAGTGTCCTCCTGTATCTGCTCATGCCGGGCGCGCTCTCAGCCTATGGCTCGCCTTCTCTTTGACAGCAGGATCTGCAGAATCTCTTCGTCACTGGTTTTGTCCTTTTATAGTACGTATTCTCTCATAAAATGTCAAGGGATGGCAGAAAAGCCTGCTCTGCCGTTCACTCATGCGGTTTACTCGCTACAATGAGCGTCACCGGTCCGTCATTAAGCAGGGAAACGTCCATCCTGGCACCGAAAACACCCGTTTCAACAGTCAGGCCGTGGGATCTCAGCCGATCATTAAACGCCTCATATAAGGGCCTGGCCTTCTCAGGACGCGCCGCCTGAATAAAACTGGGGCGTCGCCCATGTGAGACGTCACCGTATAAGGTAAACTGGGAAACAGAGAGAATGGCGCCCGACACATCAACCAGCGACCGGTTCATTTTCCCTTCTGCATCTTCAAAAATACGCAGGCCGGCAATCTTGTCGGCGACATAATACACATCTTCCAGGGCATCCCCCTGTCTGATGCCTACAAGCAGCAGGAGTCCGCCGTCAATGCGACCGACCGTCTTCTCTTCGACTTCAACGGAAGCCTTCTTTACGCGCTGCAGAACAACTTTCACGACCCCATCCCCTTTTTGAATTTCTACTGCATCACACGCCGCACGGAATAGATATCCGGAATCCGTTTGATTTTTTCCACGACGCGATACAGGTGATCAATATTCGTGATGGCAATGGTCATATGTATGGACGCTACTTTATTTTTATCCGCGCGTCCCGAGACGCCGTTAATCGCTGTATGCGCATCAGTCACACACTGAAGCACTTCATTCAGCAGTCCGTTTCGGTCGTAGGCGTTGATTTCAATATCAACGTTATATTCCTTCGCTTTCGATTCCGTATTTTCCCATTCGACGCTGATCAGGCGCTGTTCCTCTTCACTTTTAATATTCGGACAGTCCTTCCGGTGAACCGTCACGCCCCTTCCTCGCGTGATGTAACCGACAATCGCATCACCGGGAACTGGATTACAGCAGCGGGCAAGGCGCACCAGAAGGTTGTCCACACCCTTCACTTTTACACCGAGTGATGTTTTTCGTCTGGGTGCAGGTTTCGATTCAGGAAGCTGCCTTGCCGGACTGACCGGCTCTTCCTTCGCCTTCCGTTCGTCCTCCGTCAGACGGTCAACCACCTGTCTTGCCGGAATACCGTTATATCCCACCGCCGCATACAGCTCATTTTCATGGGAAAAATTGAATTTCTTTACAACCTCGGCTAATTTCTCTTCAGTCAGCGTATCTTTAATACTGAGCCCCTGATT from the Sporolactobacillus sp. Y61 genome contains:
- the dtd gene encoding D-aminoacyl-tRNA deacylase; translated protein: MKVVLQRVKKASVEVEEKTVGRIDGGLLLLVGIRQGDALEDVYYVADKIAGLRIFEDAEGKMNRSLVDVSGAILSVSQFTLYGDVSHGRRPSFIQAARPEKARPLYEAFNDRLRSHGLTVETGVFGARMDVSLLNDGPVTLIVASKPHE
- the hisS gene encoding histidine--tRNA ligase, with protein sequence MLIQIPRGTYDVLPEESGIWQKIEETARKICTLFHYKEIRTPLFESTDLFQRGVGDTTDIVQKEMYNFKDRGGRSLTLRPEGTASVVRAFVEHKMYGLPDRPAKLYYIGPMFRYERPQSGRTRQFTQFGVEALGSKDPSIDAEVIALALSFYHALGLKNLKLVLNSLGDPESRAAHRKALINHFKPSIGEFCEDCQTRLEKNPLRILDCKKDHDHPLMATAPSIIDYLTDDARDYFNRVKSILDEMGIVYELDPTLVRGLDYYNHTTFEIMGASKGAISTLTGGGRYNGLVSELGGPETAGVGFALSIERLLLALEVEGITPRAEDGLDAFIVAIGEKAEEKAPVLLHRLREAGLRADKDYMERKVKAQFKQADRDDARFVVVLGDEELEAHSATVKHMSDGTQEKVAFDRLADYMKSKMKK